From a region of the Paenibacillus segetis genome:
- a CDS encoding DUF1499 domain-containing protein — MSFKRTLTGIFRSQEGTSDRAKMPELKTRYYQLSRDKVWEDVSSTLKKIPGYKVLHEVPSVGEITLEKRTSFGRTMDITVSVISTGPVRTAIDVYSATRGSLGDLGANYRNIMQLLAILDKKFSSYRVS, encoded by the coding sequence TTGTCATTCAAAAGAACATTAACCGGTATTTTTCGTAGCCAAGAAGGAACGAGCGACCGTGCCAAGATGCCTGAATTAAAAACGAGATATTATCAATTGTCCAGGGACAAGGTTTGGGAGGATGTCTCTTCCACTTTGAAGAAAATACCGGGATACAAAGTATTACATGAGGTTCCTTCAGTAGGTGAAATCACTTTAGAGAAGCGCACTAGCTTTGGACGGACGATGGATATTACGGTTTCTGTCATTTCGACTGGCCCGGTTCGTACAGCGATAGATGTTTATTCTGCGACTCGTGGATCTCTTGGTGACCTGGGAGCGAATTACCGCAATATTATGCAATTGCTAGCTATATTAGATAAGAAATTCTCATCATATAGAGTGTCTTGA
- a CDS encoding YitT family protein — protein MLKDVRNGLIVVFGAALIASGFNLFLVPHHLLSGGVSGLAMLTGYFTPLNLSVMYFLYNIPILIAGLFMLGKRYIGFSILSVISVTWFIAVIPVNLLVTDMLLSAVFGGVLVGIGSGISFRAGGSSGGFDIVGSIISQYRDFPIGNVLVAMNAIVILAMGYLDNNWNLALASMVSIYVCGKVVDLIHISHIKVTLFIVTDKTEELLSSLLKLPRGVTLIKTQGAFTHKEKDMLMTVTTRYELVELRNIIKQCDPNAFVNIVETVGIMGSFRKR, from the coding sequence ATGTTAAAGGATGTAAGAAATGGTCTAATTGTTGTTTTTGGAGCTGCTTTAATCGCTTCGGGTTTTAATTTATTCCTCGTTCCTCATCATTTACTTAGTGGGGGCGTTTCAGGTTTAGCCATGTTAACGGGTTATTTCACACCTCTAAATTTAAGTGTCATGTACTTTTTATACAACATTCCAATCCTCATCGCCGGATTATTCATGCTCGGCAAACGATATATTGGATTTAGTATATTGTCCGTTATCAGCGTTACTTGGTTTATCGCTGTAATACCGGTGAACCTCCTAGTTACGGATATGCTGTTATCCGCTGTCTTTGGTGGTGTTTTGGTCGGAATTGGAAGTGGCATTTCGTTTCGAGCGGGTGGTTCTTCAGGTGGTTTCGATATCGTAGGGTCCATCATTTCCCAATATCGTGATTTCCCCATCGGGAATGTGCTAGTTGCCATGAATGCTATCGTCATTTTAGCCATGGGATACTTAGACAACAATTGGAATTTGGCTTTGGCTTCCATGGTATCTATATACGTTTGTGGAAAAGTAGTTGATTTAATTCATATCAGTCATATCAAAGTCACCTTATTTATTGTTACCGACAAGACTGAAGAGCTATTATCGAGTTTGTTGAAGTTACCACGAGGAGTTACGTTAATCAAGACCCAAGGGGCTTTCACCCACAAAGAAAAGGACATGTTAATGACCGTAACTACACGTTATGAATTAGTCGAATTAAGAAATATTATTAAACAATGCGATCCGAATGCTTTTGTTAATATCGTGGAGACGGTCGGGATCATGGGATCATTCCGGAAACGATAA
- the tpx gene encoding thiol peroxidase has translation MTQERASVATFKGNPITLIGPELKVGDTAPDFKLIKNLLEEVSLQDYAGKIKLISVVPSLDTGVCDAQTRRFNQAAADLGEDVVILTVSVDLPFAQARWCGAAGIESVITLSDYKENSFGKDYGVLIKEFKLDHRAVFVLDKDNTIRYVEYLNEMSEHPDYDKPVAAVKELLA, from the coding sequence ATGACACAAGAACGTGCAAGCGTCGCTACATTCAAAGGCAATCCCATCACCCTGATCGGTCCAGAACTGAAAGTAGGCGATACCGCTCCTGATTTCAAGTTAATCAAGAACTTACTTGAAGAGGTAAGCCTTCAGGATTATGCTGGCAAGATCAAACTCATCAGTGTCGTGCCCTCCCTTGATACAGGCGTCTGTGACGCTCAAACCCGGCGCTTCAACCAAGCAGCCGCAGATCTAGGTGAGGATGTCGTCATCCTTACTGTAAGCGTGGATCTGCCGTTTGCCCAAGCACGCTGGTGCGGTGCGGCTGGCATAGAATCCGTAATCACTTTATCTGACTATAAGGAAAATTCCTTCGGTAAAGATTATGGCGTTCTGATTAAAGAATTTAAACTTGATCATCGTGCCGTGTTTGTATTAGACAAAGATAACACGATTCGCTATGTCGAGTATCTAAATGAAATGTCGGAACACCCCGACTATGATAAACCAGTAGCAGCCGTCAAAGAACTCTTAGCTTAG
- a CDS encoding rhomboid family intramembrane serine protease: MIFIRYENWRSYLRYYPVTCLILAANLIMFLIVATHGGSGNVLTLLKYGAMTNIEPFASEWWRMISSMFLHGGFNHLFSNCFAILVFAPPLERLMGHSKYLLLYLGSGLIGNLISLLVYLQSSEPHISVGASGAVYGVYGAFLYIALLQRGLMDESSRKTLYSLLMVGVVFSFVVTQVNWVAHFGGLAGGFLLYALMNLFVKRR; this comes from the coding sequence ATGATTTTTATTCGTTATGAGAATTGGAGAAGTTATCTTCGATATTATCCTGTTACATGTCTGATCCTAGCTGCGAATTTGATTATGTTCCTTATTGTCGCAACGCATGGAGGTTCTGGGAACGTTTTAACCCTACTTAAATATGGCGCGATGACTAACATTGAGCCTTTTGCAAGTGAATGGTGGAGAATGATCTCGTCAATGTTTCTTCATGGGGGCTTCAATCATTTGTTCTCGAATTGTTTTGCAATCCTGGTATTTGCTCCGCCTTTGGAACGACTAATGGGCCACTCTAAGTATTTATTGCTCTATTTAGGAAGCGGACTCATAGGGAATCTGATTAGTTTGCTAGTGTATCTCCAATCTTCGGAACCGCATATATCTGTGGGAGCTTCAGGGGCAGTCTATGGGGTTTACGGAGCATTTTTGTATATTGCCTTGCTTCAACGTGGTTTGATGGATGAGAGCTCGCGTAAAACGCTATACAGCTTGCTTATGGTTGGTGTCGTGTTCTCATTTGTGGTAACTCAAGTGAATTGGGTAGCGCATTTTGGTGGTTTAGCGGGTGGCTTCCTGCTCTATGCATTAATGAACTTGTTTGTAAAACGTCGTTGA
- a CDS encoding YesL family protein, with amino-acid sequence MEYKGLMGGFYKITEWIMRISGSNLLWIVCSIPFLFFLMTYGISADEAVRASSVWFMGILAPFTVFPATSALFSVARKWVMGEADLSVIKVYFKGYKENYKQSMLGGLFYTLLIVIMVVDYNVYMKELKNLQIIGMIMLVLLLVLFISLFNFFSLVAHYHLKVTLLIKNSILLTLISPLRSLYTVIFTVVLAMVTFKFPWLIFFGFGSLTAYMAFFNFNAAYNKLQAKAEKMKASEEGTDQEGGENSSLELPDGKNSEK; translated from the coding sequence TTGGAATACAAAGGACTAATGGGTGGATTCTACAAAATAACGGAATGGATCATGAGGATATCGGGTAGCAATTTGCTATGGATCGTTTGTTCGATACCATTCTTATTTTTCTTGATGACTTACGGTATATCTGCAGATGAGGCTGTTAGAGCATCGTCGGTATGGTTTATGGGAATTTTGGCACCGTTTACAGTGTTTCCGGCAACGTCTGCATTGTTCTCTGTGGCTCGTAAATGGGTTATGGGTGAAGCGGATCTGAGCGTTATAAAAGTGTATTTCAAAGGTTATAAAGAAAATTATAAGCAAAGCATGTTAGGCGGTCTTTTTTACACTCTGCTGATCGTCATTATGGTTGTAGATTATAACGTTTATATGAAAGAGCTTAAGAATCTACAAATCATTGGAATGATTATGCTTGTCTTGTTGTTAGTCCTCTTTATTTCGCTATTTAACTTCTTTTCGCTTGTGGCACATTATCACTTGAAAGTGACATTGTTAATTAAGAACTCGATTTTATTGACGTTAATCAGCCCGCTGCGGTCACTGTATACGGTAATATTTACAGTTGTATTAGCGATGGTTACCTTTAAATTTCCGTGGCTTATTTTCTTTGGATTCGGTAGTTTGACGGCGTATATGGCATTTTTCAATTTCAATGCGGCCTACAATAAGCTTCAAGCTAAGGCAGAGAAGATGAAAGCATCTGAAGAGGGGACGGATCAAGAGGGTGGAGAGAATTCATCGCTTGAACTTCCTGATGGAAAGAATTCGGAGAAGTAG
- a CDS encoding sporulation protein YjcZ: MSHVGGFFTSTGTILVLFILLVIVSRACI; this comes from the coding sequence ATGTCACATGTTGGTGGATTTTTTACATCTACTGGTACGATTCTGGTATTGTTCATTCTTCTTGTCATTGTGAGCCGTGCATGTATTTAA
- a CDS encoding DEAD/DEAH box helicase → MNTFAEFGLEPKVLQAVTELGFEEATPIQAKSIPLALEGRDLIGQAQTGTGKTAAFGLPLINKIAKEEEKIVALIMTPTRELAIQVAEEIGKLARFKGTRSLPIYGGQDIVRQIRALKRKPQIIIGTPGRLLDHINRKTIKLDDVQTVVLDEADEMLDMGFMDDIQSILKLVPAERQTMLFSATMPSNIQRLAQQFLKNPEHVSVIPKQVSAPLIDQAYIEVHERQKFDGLTRLLDMESPELAIVFGRTKRRVDELAEALQKRGYSADGLHGDLSQNQRDNVMRKFRDGSIDVLVATDVAARGLDVSGVTHVVNFDLPQDPESYVHRIGRTGRAGKEGAAWSFVTPREIDHLHFIERITRHKITRKPLPSIAEAIEGKQRITAERIIELVEAAELNEYKGMAIQMLEQYDSVNLLAAAFKLITGEKNDKANIELTPEEPIRVKRRNPDIRSSGRKPSGYGNRSGGSNGGGGYRRDNRDGGSNRGSYGSNNKGGYNKEGGRDSYRSSSDRKPRPSSSSSNRPAKRTENNSTDN, encoded by the coding sequence TTGAACACATTTGCAGAGTTTGGCCTAGAGCCAAAGGTATTACAAGCAGTAACGGAACTTGGTTTTGAGGAAGCAACACCGATTCAAGCCAAGTCGATCCCCTTAGCTTTGGAAGGTCGCGATTTGATCGGACAAGCACAAACGGGGACAGGTAAGACGGCAGCTTTCGGTTTGCCACTGATTAACAAGATTGCCAAAGAAGAAGAAAAAATTGTGGCGCTTATTATGACACCAACACGTGAGCTCGCCATTCAGGTAGCTGAAGAAATTGGTAAATTAGCTCGGTTTAAAGGAACACGCTCCCTTCCGATTTATGGCGGTCAAGATATCGTTCGCCAAATTCGCGCTTTGAAAAGAAAACCTCAAATTATTATCGGTACTCCGGGCCGCTTGCTTGATCACATCAACCGGAAAACGATCAAACTTGATGATGTTCAAACTGTCGTACTAGATGAAGCGGATGAAATGCTTGATATGGGCTTCATGGACGACATTCAGTCGATTCTGAAGCTTGTCCCTGCAGAACGTCAAACAATGTTATTTTCAGCTACTATGCCCTCGAATATTCAACGGCTGGCTCAACAATTCCTGAAAAATCCTGAGCATGTCTCCGTTATTCCTAAACAGGTCAGCGCACCGTTGATCGACCAAGCTTACATTGAAGTACATGAGCGTCAAAAATTTGATGGGTTGACTCGTTTGCTTGATATGGAATCACCTGAACTAGCGATCGTCTTCGGTCGTACGAAACGCCGGGTAGACGAACTTGCAGAAGCTTTGCAGAAGCGTGGATACTCCGCTGATGGTTTGCATGGTGACTTGTCGCAGAACCAACGTGATAATGTTATGCGCAAATTCCGTGATGGCAGTATTGATGTCTTGGTAGCAACGGATGTAGCTGCACGTGGTCTCGACGTTTCAGGCGTTACTCATGTAGTTAACTTTGACTTGCCACAGGATCCTGAGAGCTATGTTCACCGTATTGGACGTACTGGACGTGCTGGTAAAGAAGGTGCGGCATGGTCTTTTGTCACCCCTCGTGAAATCGATCATCTGCACTTTATTGAACGGATTACTCGCCATAAGATCACTCGTAAACCATTGCCGAGCATTGCCGAAGCGATTGAAGGCAAACAACGTATTACGGCAGAGCGTATTATTGAACTCGTTGAAGCCGCTGAGTTGAACGAATATAAAGGTATGGCTATTCAAATGTTGGAGCAATATGACTCCGTTAATTTGCTAGCAGCAGCCTTCAAACTTATTACAGGTGAGAAGAACGATAAAGCCAACATCGAACTTACACCGGAAGAGCCGATTCGTGTAAAACGCCGGAACCCGGACATTCGTTCAAGTGGACGCAAACCTTCAGGTTATGGCAACCGTAGTGGCGGAAGCAACGGCGGTGGTGGATATCGCCGTGATAATCGTGATGGGGGTAGCAACCGTGGTAGTTATGGAAGTAACAACAAAGGTGGCTATAACAAAGAAGGTGGACGGGATTCATATCGTTCTTCTTCTGATCGCAAGCCTCGCCCAAGTTCTAGCAGCAGTAACAGACCTGCGAAACGTACTGAGAATAACTCCACTGACAACTAA